The segment CCTCCAGCGACATCTGGCCGGACACGTAGAGGGCGACGGCATCGGGCCCGTGCTCGTCGACGATGGCGCGCAGCCGGCGGCCCGCCTCGGCGACCGCGGCGTCCACCGGCACCGGCTCGGGCTCGGCACCCCGCGCGCTGCGCACCAGCGCGTTGCTCAGCCGGTGCTCGGTGGCGGCCATCATCTCGGCGTGGGTGGCGCCCTTGGTGCACAGCCTGCCGGCGTTGCTGGGGTGCAGCTTGTCCCCGGCAACCTTGGCGATGACGGGCAGACCGGTGGTGCGCTCGGCGGCGGTGGTGACCTCGATGCCGCAACCCACGCCGCAGTACGAACACGCCGTGCGCGTGGTGCGTCCTGCCGCCGTGGTCATGCCGTCATCGTGCGCGGGCACTGTTCCGGTTCCTTTGAGCCGACGTTAGCGCGAGGAAAACTGGACCTCACAGCGGGCTCACCCCCTCGGTGAGCCCGCTGCGGGGCAGTTTCGGTGCAGGTGCAGGCCGGGAAGCCGTCACACCCCTGCCTGTGCCATCCGCGTGCTCTTGCGCAGGTAGCAGTACCAGGTGACACCGAGGAGCAGGATGAAGAAGGCGACATAGAACTGCAGCGCAGGCTCGATCGTGCCGAAGCGGGCCTTCGACCACGCATAGGCCAGCGGGACGATGAACCCGCCGAAGGCCCCGACCGAAGAGATGATGCCCAGCGCGCCGGCCGCCTGTCGACGCATGTGCACCATGGTTTCCGGGTCGCCGCCGGCGTCTTCACCCTTGACCCGGAAAATCTTGGAGATCATCCGGTAGGTCGAACCGTTGCCGATACCGGTGGCGACGAACAAGAACATGAAGGCCACGAAGAACATCGGCAGGTTCACCGCCTTCACCGACCACAGTGCCGAGGCCGCGCCGATCGCCAGCATGATGAAGCTCACCGCCGTGACGCGTGCGCCACCGATTCTGTCGGAGAGTTTGCCGCCGAGCGGCCGGGCCACGGACCCGATGCCGGCGCCGAGGAACGCCCACATCAATGCGATGTCGCCGCGGTCGAACACGGCCTTGAGCAGTGTCGGGAATGCCGCCGAGTAGCCGATGAACGACCCGAAGGTGCCGATGTACAGCAGCGACATCACCCACGTGTCGCTGTGGCGCAGCGACTGCCACACCGGCTTCACATCCGCCTTGGCTTCGGTCAGGTTGTTCATGAACAGGAAGGCGCAGATGGCGGCGACGACGGCGAACGGTACGTAGAACAGGCCGGCGTAGGACAGGGTGACCCCCGCACCGACCGTGACGACGACCGGAATGATCTTCTGCGCGACGGCAACACCGATGTTGCCGCCCGCGGCGTTCAGTCCCAGTGCCCAGCCTTTCTCGCTCTCCGGGTAGAAGAACGAGATGTTGGCCATCGAGGACGCGAAGTTTCCTCCACCGAAGCCCGCGGTGGCCGCGATGAGCAGCAGCAGTGCAAAATCGATATCGGGATTGCTGACCGCCCACGCCAGCCCGAGACACGGAATCAGCAGCAGCACCGCGGAGATCACCGTCCAGTTGCGGCCGCCGAAGATCGGCACGGCAAAGGTGTACGGCAACCGGAGGAACGCGCCGACACCACTGGGCACCGCCACCAGCCAGAGCGCCTGCGTGGTGGAGAGTGCGAAACCGGACGCCGCGGGGGTTCCGTCGGCCGACGCGGTCATCTGCACCACGACGATGCTCCACAGCAGCCACACCGAAAACCCGATGTGCTCGGCGAAAATCGAGAAGATCAGATTGCGCCGGGCCACCGGCTTACCGACGCTGCCCCAGAACTCCGGGTCCTCGGGGCGCCAGTCGTCTATCCAGTGCTTGCCGCGGCCCGGCGGGGGTGAGGCGGTGGCTTCGATGGTGGGATTGCTGGTGACGGTCATGTCGAATCTCCTGTCTAGGAATGGTTACCGCTGAAGCCGGACGCGGCATGGGCGCCGACCTGGAGCCCTGACATCTGGCGGAGACGCTATGACCACGGTGTTACGCCGCGTCACGTTGGGCGTTAATCCGCCGCAACAAAGAACTCAGCGCGCAACGGTGGCCGATGTCAGCGACAATATTCATCACGGACGCACCGCCGAAACGGCGTGGTAACAAAGCCGCCCTAGCTTCGGCGCAAAGGAGACGGATTCGCCGGCGAGCCCGACTCCGAGTCCCGATCTCAACTTACTGTCCGACATCATGATTGAGCAGGCGTAGTCGATCGACCGCGGAGAACCGACGACGAGGGGGCCGGCATCCCGATGAGTGACGGCAGTTCACCACGATTTCTTCAGGGCGCCTTTGCATTCGTCGGGGCGGGCTTGGACAAGCCTGTGCCCATCGATGCCGCACTGCGCTATGTCGTGCCCGCGGGGGCCGTCACGCAGCCGGTCTATTTCCGGGGCGGGAACTCGACCAAACAGATGATCTCGGTGGTGTTGGTCCGCGACGGTGCCCCGATGCGCTACTTCCCCATCGCCGCCAAGGGCGCAACCCATGTGGCGTTGCGTGTGGTGGAAGATCTGCTCGCCGACACCGTGCTCGAGTTGCACATCGCCGCACCCGAGGGTTGTTCGGGGACAGTGATTCTGGACCTCGGGTTGGTGGAGGTGTAGATGACCGTCACCGAAACCCTCACGCACAACGGGAGTCGGTCGACCACCACGAAGGCGCGCCTGGTGGTGGTCGGTAACGGGATGGCCGGTATCCGCGCCATCGAGGAAGTGCTGGGTCGCGGCGGCGGCGAGCAGTTCGACATCACCGTGTTCGGCGACGAGCCCTACGGCAACTACAACCGCATCCTGCTGTCCAATGTGCTGGCAGGCAGCGATGATCCCGCCGAGATCTACCTCAATGCGCTGGACTGGTATACCGACAACGACATCGATCTGCGGGCCGGGGTCCGCGTGGTGCGGGTGGACACCTTCGCCCACCTGGTGCACGCCGACGACGGCACCTCGATGCGCTACGACAAGCTGATCCTGGCGACCGGCAGCCGATCGTTCTTCCCGCCGATGACGGGTTTATGGGCCGATGACAAGACCCTGGCCGACGGGGTGTTCGGGTTCCGCACCCTCGACGACACGTCGACCATGATCGCCGAGGCCGCGACCAGGAGCAAGGCCGTGGTGATCGGCGGTGGGCTGCTGGGGCTGGAAGCCGCACGGGGACTGCAGAACCGGGGATTGACCGTCGATGTGGTGCACGCCGGCAGCACGCTGATGAACGCCCAGCTCGACGACCTCGCGGGGGCGATTCTGCGCAAATCGGTGGAGGCCCTCGGCATCGGTGTGCACACCGAGAAACGCACCACCGAAGTGGTGGTCGAGGATGGCAGGCTGGCCGGGATCGTGTTCTCCGACGGCAGCCGGCTCGACTGCGACATGCTGGTGATCGCCGCCGGGATCCGGCCCAATGTCGGCCTGGCCCAGCGTGCCGGGCTCAGTGTCGAGCGCGCCGTCGTCACCGATGACCACATGCGCTCGGTCGACGACGACGACATCTACGTCGTCGGCGAATGCGCTCAGCACCGCGGCCAGGTGTACGGCCTGGTAGCGCCGTTGTGGGAGCAGGCCAAGGTGCTCGCCGACCACCTCACCAGGAGCAACCCCAAGGCCGAGTATCACGGCTCCCGGGTCGCCACCAAGCTCAAGGTTGCCGGGGTCGATGTCGCCGCGATGGGGGTCAAGGGTCCCGAACGACCCGACGACGAATTCGTGCAGTACTCCGAACCCCGGCACGGAATCTACAAGACCGTCGTGATCCGGGACGGAAAGCTGGTGGGCGCCACGCTGGTCGGCGACGTCAGCAAGGTATCGTTCCTGACCCAGGCCTTCGACAACGGTCTGCCGCTGCCCGAGGAACGGGTGTCGCTGATGTTCGACATCGGCACCCCCGATGTCGAGGTGGGCGTCGCCGAACTCGCCGACGATGCCCAGGTGTGCAACTGCAACGGGGTGTCCAAGGCCGCGCTGGTGTCCTGTGTTCGGGACGGCACCACGTCGGTCTCCGGCGTGATGAAGAAGACCAAGGCCGGAAAGGGCTGCGGGTCGTGTAAGCAGCTCGTCGGCCAGATCGTGGAGTGGGCGGCCGGCGGCGCCGCAACCGAGGATCCGTCGGCATCGTGGTACGTCCCCGGCGTGCCCTACCCGAAACCCGAACTGATGCAGCTGATCCGCGAGCTCCAGTTGCATTCGGTGTCCTCGGTGTTCAACGCTCTCGCACCCGACGGCAAGCACGATGCCGGCTCGAAGATGGCGCTGGCCTCACTGCTGGAGATGATGTGGGCCGACGAGTTCGTCGATGAGCGGGATGCCCGGTTCATCAACGACCGGGTGCACGCCAATATCCAGCGGGACGGCACCTTCTCGGTGGTCCCGCAGATGAAGGGTGGCGTGACCAGCGCCGGGCAGCTGCGCAAGATCGCCGATGTGGCCGACAAGTATTCGATTCCGATGATCAAATGCACCGGCGGTCAGCGCATCGACCTGCTCGGTATCCGTAAGGAGGACCTGCCCGCGGTGTGGGCGGATCTGGACATGCCGTCCGGGTACGCCTACGGAAAGAGCTTCCGCACCGTGAAAACCTGTGTCGGCAGCGACTTCTGCCGGTTCGGCGTGGGTGACTCCACGGCGCTGGGCGTTGCCCTGGAGGAGCGG is part of the Mycobacterium adipatum genome and harbors:
- a CDS encoding MFS transporter; the protein is MTVTSNPTIEATASPPPGRGKHWIDDWRPEDPEFWGSVGKPVARRNLIFSIFAEHIGFSVWLLWSIVVVQMTASADGTPAASGFALSTTQALWLVAVPSGVGAFLRLPYTFAVPIFGGRNWTVISAVLLLIPCLGLAWAVSNPDIDFALLLLIAATAGFGGGNFASSMANISFFYPESEKGWALGLNAAGGNIGVAVAQKIIPVVVTVGAGVTLSYAGLFYVPFAVVAAICAFLFMNNLTEAKADVKPVWQSLRHSDTWVMSLLYIGTFGSFIGYSAAFPTLLKAVFDRGDIALMWAFLGAGIGSVARPLGGKLSDRIGGARVTAVSFIMLAIGAASALWSVKAVNLPMFFVAFMFLFVATGIGNGSTYRMISKIFRVKGEDAGGDPETMVHMRRQAAGALGIISSVGAFGGFIVPLAYAWSKARFGTIEPALQFYVAFFILLLGVTWYCYLRKSTRMAQAGV
- a CDS encoding molybdopterin oxidoreductase yields the protein MSDGSSPRFLQGAFAFVGAGLDKPVPIDAALRYVVPAGAVTQPVYFRGGNSTKQMISVVLVRDGAPMRYFPIAAKGATHVALRVVEDLLADTVLELHIAAPEGCSGTVILDLGLVEV
- the nirB gene encoding nitrite reductase large subunit NirB, with the protein product MTVTETLTHNGSRSTTTKARLVVVGNGMAGIRAIEEVLGRGGGEQFDITVFGDEPYGNYNRILLSNVLAGSDDPAEIYLNALDWYTDNDIDLRAGVRVVRVDTFAHLVHADDGTSMRYDKLILATGSRSFFPPMTGLWADDKTLADGVFGFRTLDDTSTMIAEAATRSKAVVIGGGLLGLEAARGLQNRGLTVDVVHAGSTLMNAQLDDLAGAILRKSVEALGIGVHTEKRTTEVVVEDGRLAGIVFSDGSRLDCDMLVIAAGIRPNVGLAQRAGLSVERAVVTDDHMRSVDDDDIYVVGECAQHRGQVYGLVAPLWEQAKVLADHLTRSNPKAEYHGSRVATKLKVAGVDVAAMGVKGPERPDDEFVQYSEPRHGIYKTVVIRDGKLVGATLVGDVSKVSFLTQAFDNGLPLPEERVSLMFDIGTPDVEVGVAELADDAQVCNCNGVSKAALVSCVRDGTTSVSGVMKKTKAGKGCGSCKQLVGQIVEWAAGGAATEDPSASWYVPGVPYPKPELMQLIRELQLHSVSSVFNALAPDGKHDAGSKMALASLLEMMWADEFVDERDARFINDRVHANIQRDGTFSVVPQMKGGVTSAGQLRKIADVADKYSIPMIKCTGGQRIDLLGIRKEDLPAVWADLDMPSGYAYGKSFRTVKTCVGSDFCRFGVGDSTALGVALEERFQGLASPAKMKLAVTGCPRNCAESLCKDLGVVAVDGGRWEIYVGGAAGAHIRKGDLLATVDSAAEVMTLTGRFLQYYRESANWLERTYAWVPRVGIDHIRAVVVEDAEGLASGLDARMQKSIDAYRDPWLDGREPATEGQFRTSLPLLPLPQVPVR